The Candidatus Palauibacter australiensis genome contains the following window.
CCTCCTCCGTGGCCAGGATCTCGGGGCCGCCGGCCACGGTGTGGAGCACCAGTTGGACCTTCGCCTCCGCGCGATCCTCGAGCCACGCCCCGAGCGCGTCGTGGCGCCGCTCCCCCTGACTCGGCCGGAGCGCAAGCGGCCGGGGCGCCTGCGGCCGGGGCTCGGGCGTGGGCGGGTCCGGCTCCCCCATGGCCTCCCCCGTGGCTTCCCCGACGGCGGCGTCGGTCTCGCGCTCCATGGCGGCGTCGGTCTCGCGTTCGATGGCGGCTTCGGCCTCGCGCTCCATGGCGCACTCCTGTCGGTGGAGTTCGTCGGCGGCCGCGTCCAGCGTCTGCACGAGCAGGGCGCCCACCTCGGGCAGGAGCAGCCCGCGGACCTCGTACATGCCGTCGCCCGTCATCCGAACCGTCAGGTAGCGACGGGCCGCCATCTCCGACACCCCGTCCAGCTCTGCGGAGGCCGCATCCGCGCTCCTCCACGCCCGCACGAGACGCTCCACCTGGCTCGCGGTGTGGTGGAGGGCGAACTCGACCAGCCGCGCCTCGCTCTCGGCCGTGGCCACGCGCGTCAACGCCCGGACCTTGGACCAGGAGAGCCGCCCCTTCTCCATCTCGGCCGAGGTCAGCGGCAGCTCGGCGAGGCGGCGGGCCGCCCGCAGCCGCTCGCGAGCCACGCCGAGGGAGATCCCGGCGCGCCAGTTGAGCCAGTGCGCGCAGGAGCGCCAGCCGCTCCAGCGTTCCTCCTCGTCGAAGCGGCGCAGCAGGGTCAGGAGCCGATACTGGGCGGCGTCGAGGTGGGCGCAGAGTTCGGCGATCTCGTCGCCGACGGGGTCGCCGTTCAAAACCGCGGGGTGCGAGACGGCATCGTTCGAGACATCAGGGGTGTCGGGCGCGACAGGCATGGCTTCTCATCCGAATCTCAGGGTTCAGGGGCAGCCGGAGCGGCACCACTCACAACTCCGGTTTCATACCCCGATCTTCGGTATACGTTCGGGTCGGCTCTCAACGTAGTCTCAACGCGATCCTTCCACGCGATCCCTCCGTGCGATCCTTCAACGCCCGGGACGTTCCCGCGGGAACGTCGGCGACCAGTCCGCGCCCGCGGTCAGCCGCTACCGGCCGGCGGCGCAGATCGCGGCCCAACTGTCGGGATCGAGGCTCGCGCCGCCGACGAGCACGCCGTCCACCCCGGGGGCGGCAAGGAGCGCCTCGATGTTGGCCGGCTTGACGCTCCCGCCGTAGAGGATCGCCGCCCGCTCGGCATCGCATCCTTCCGCCCGCACCAGTTGGTCGCGGACGATGGCGTGGGCCTCCGCGGCGTCGGCCGGGCTCGCCGTCCGTCCGGTGCCGATCGCCCACACGGGCTCGTAGGCGTAGACGAGGCGGGCTCGGCCCTCGTCATCGAGGGGACGGAGGGCCTCCCGGATCTGCGTCTCGAGCACCGTTGCGAGCCGTCCGGCCTCGCGCTCTTCGAGCGTCTCGCCCACGCACAGGACGGGACGGAGCCCGGCCTCCAGCAGGCGAACCAGCTTGCGCCCCACGTCCGCGTCGGTATCGCCGAACTCCCGGCGCCGCTCGGAGTGCCCCGCCAGCCCCCAGGTGGCGCCGGTCGCCGGGACCATGGCGGCGGAGATTCCGCTCGTGTGCGCGCCCTCGACCTCGGTGTGCACGTCCTGCACCCCGAACTCCAGGTCCGGACGCCCGGAGGCCGCCGCGGCGAAGGCCGCCAGGCTGATGGCGGGCGGAAACACGACCACGGTCGCATCGCCGCGGGGCGCGTAGCTCGCGGCGAACCGTTCCACGAACGCCCCGGTCTCATCCGGCCCGTGACACATCTTCCAGTTCGCAGCAAACACCGGAGTACGCAACTGACTCACGAACGCCTCCTTTTGGTGAGGGCGTCGAGGCCGGGGAGGCGGCCGCTCGACAGGTATTCGAGGGCGGCTCCGCCCCCGGTGCAGACGTGCGATACGCGATCCGAAAGCCCGGCGCGGCGGATGGCGGCGGCGGAGTCGCCGCCCCCGATGACGGTGAAGGCGCCCGCCGCCGTCGCCTCCGCGGCGGCCTGCGCGATGGCGAACGTGCCGGCCGCGAACCGCGGGTCCTCGAACAGGCCCATGGGACCGTTCCAGAAGAAGGCGGCACACCCGCGCAATGCGTCCGCGTAGCGGGCGCGGGACGCGGGTCCGATGTCCAGGGCGGCCATCCCCGGTCCGATCGTGTCGGCCGGGACGCTGTCGACGTTCTCGACGCTCTCGACGTTCTCGACGCTCTCGACCTTCCCGGCGCGCTCCCCCTCCCCGCCGGCCCGGTCGAGGGCCATCACGTCCGTCGGCAGCCGGATCCGGTCTTCCCCCGCGGACAGGATCGAGCGGGCGAGATCGAGCGCCGCCTCCTCGACGAGCGAGGCTCCGGTCTCGAACCCCTGCGCGCGGAGGAAGGTGTTCGCCATGGCGCCGCCGACGAGGATCAGGTCGGCGCGTTCCAGGAAGCGGCGCAGGAGTTCGATCTTGTCGCCGATCTTGGCCCCTCCGAAGGCCACGACGAACGGGCGGCGCGGCTGCTCGAGCGCGCTGAGCGCCTCCAGTTCGCGCTCGACGAGCAGTCCCGCCGCCGAAGGGTTCAGAACGGCGGGCACGCCCGTCGTCGAGGCGTGCGCACGGTGCAGCGTGCCGAACGCGTCGTTGACGAAGAAGTCGCCGAGACGGGCGAGGCGGCCGGCGAGCGCCTCGTCGTTCGCGGTCTCCCCGGGCAGGAAACGCGTGTTCTCGACGAGGAGCACCTGTCCGGCTTTCAGTTCGCGGCTGGCGCGGAGCGCGTCCTCTCCGTCGCACGGCGCGGAGAAGAGGACTTCGGTCCCGAGCAGGCCGGCGAGCGCGGGGGCCACAGGAGACAGGGAAAGCGCGGGATCCGGCCGCCCCCCGGGACGGCCGAGGTGCGAGAGCAGCACCGGCCGGGCGCCCCTCCGCAGCAGCCACCGGAGCGTCGGCAGCGATGCTTCGATCCGCGTCGCATCGGCGACTTGCCCGGCGTCGAGCGGCACGTTGTAGTCCACGCGCACCAGCGCCCGTTTCCCGGCCAGGTCGGCCGGGAGGTCGCGCAGCCGGCTAGTCACGACGAGGGGACGACGGGCCGGGGGCGCTCAGGTCCCGACGGCGGTGGGCAGACGCTCTCCGACGAAGCTCGCCAGATCCACCAGGCGGTTCGAATACCCCCACTCGTTGTCGTACCACGAGATGACCTTCACGAGCGTGCCGTCCATGACCGATGTCGACTGCGCGTCGACGATCGCGCTGGCCGGGTGTCCCGTGAAGTCGACGGACACGAGCGGTTCCTCGGTGTATTCGAGCACGCCGTCGAGCGGCCCCTCGGCGGCCTCGCGAAACGCGTCGTTGATCTCGCCGGCCGAGGTGTCCCGCGACACGGTGGCCACGAGGTCCACGATCGACACGTCCGGCGTCGGCACGCGCATCGCCATCCCGTCCAGCTTCCCCTTGACCTGCGGGAGGACGAGGCCCACGGCCTTCGCCGCGCCCGTCGTCGTGGGGATGATCGACAGCCCGGCGGCGCGGGCGCGCCGGAGGTCCTTGTGCGGGAGGTCGAGGAGCTGCTGGCCGTTGGTGTACGCGTGGACCGTCGTCATGAGGCCGCGCTCGAAGCCGAAGCGATCGAGCAGGACCTTCACGACCGGAGCGATGCAGTTGGTCGTGCAGCTCGCGTTCGAGATCACGTCATGCGTCGCCGGATCGTATTCGTCCGCGTTCACGCCCAGGACGAGGGTGATGTCCGGCTCGATGCCCGGCGCGGAGATGAGGACCTTCTTCGCCCCCGCGCGCAGGTGCCGGGTCGCATCCTCCCTCTTCCGGAAGATGCCCGTGGATTCGATCACGACATCCACGTCGAGTTCCTTCCAGGGGAGGTCGGCCGGGTCGCGTTCCGAGAAGACGCTGACGCGTTCGTCTCCCAGCGCGAGTTCGCCCCCCTCCACGCGCACGTCGCCGGGAAAGCGGCCGTGTACCGAGTCGTACTTGAACAGATGGGCGAGCGTCGCCGCATCCGTGAGGTCGTTTATCGCGACGAAATCAAGGTCCCCGCGCGGGTTCTGAAGCGCCGCGCGCAGGATGTTCCGGCCGATGCGGCCGAAACCGTTGATGGCCACCCTCACACTCATTCGGATTCCTCTCGGGAAGGATTACGGGCGGCGTGCCCCGGCATTACGGGCGACGCGCCCCGGTCGGCGATTCGTCCCGGTCCAGGGGACGCAAGGTGCGGGCAAAACTAACGGTGGCGACGCTGCGGAATCCAGCCTCGGCCAGCGTCTCGGCACAGGCGATCGCGGTGGCTCCGGTCGTGAGCACATCGTCGACGATGATCGCGCCCGGGCGCGCGTCCGGGAGGCCGGCGCGCAACTGGAAGCGACCCTGTACGTTCGCGCGGCGCAGCGCCCCGCGGACGCCCGCCTGACGGCCGCCCCCCGCGCGGCGGTCGAGGAACGGCCCCAGCGACCCGACGCCGAGGTCCGCGAGCGCGCGGGCCAGCTCTCCGGCCTGGTTGAAGCCCCGTTCCCGCTGCCGGGCGGGCGTGAGCGGCACCGGGATCAGCCACGGCGCGCCCTCGCCGATCCGGCACGCGATCGCCTCGGCGGCCGGAGCCATGCGGGCGGCCATCCACGGGGCGAGGGAGCGCCAGCGGTCGTACTTCAGCGCGCGCACCGTTTGGGCGGCGAGGCCCTCGAAGGCGAAGGGCGCCTCGGCCGCCACCAGCACTTCGGGCCACTCCTCGCAGGTGCCGCACGGCACGAGTTCGCCGGCCGCCGCCACGAGGTTGCCGAGCGGCTGAGCGCAACGCGGGCAGCGCGGACTCGCGAGCCGAGGGAGTCGCGACCGGCACAGGGCGCACAGCGGCGGGCCATCGGGCGCGACGCCGCGGCGGCACCCGACGCACGCCGCGGGGACGAGCGCGTCGAAGGCCGCGGCGGCCGCTCTGCCCACGAGACGGAGCGGGCCGGGGCGCGCCGCAACCCTCACTCCGGCCCGGACCGCCGCGCGAGTTCCGCCACGGCCGCCTCCCGCATCGCGTCGAACGGGGCCTCGCAGCCGCGGAACCAGCGCTCGAGCGAGAGCGCCGCCTGGCCCACGAGCATGTCGAGTCCGCCCGCGGCCCGCAGGCCGAGCGCGCGCGCCTGTCGCACCCACGCGGTTCCTCCCGCCGCGTACACCATGTCGAAGGCCGCGCCGAACCGCGCCCGGTCCGCGTCCCCTTCCATACCCCGGTCCAGGTCGAGGGGGAGCGGGTCTCCAGGAGCGAGCCCGAGGCTCGTCGAGTTCAGCACGAGATCGTACATCGCGCCGACGCCCGGTGCGGCCACCACGCGCACGGCGCCGGGAGCGTGGGCCAGCGCCCGGTCGCGCAGGGCGCGCGCGCGTGCGGAGGTCCGGTTGAGGATCTCGACGGACGACACGCCGTCTTCGAGCAGGGCATGGACCGCGGCCCGGGCCGCGCCGCCGGCTCCCAGGAGCAGCACGCGCGCGCCCCGCGGCCGGAAGCCGAGGCGGGAGAAGGCGATGCGGAGGCCGCCGACATCCGTGTTGTCGCCCGCGACCTCGCCATCCGGCCGCCGCCACCAGCAGTTGCACGCCCCGGTCGCCCGCACCGCGGCGCTCGGCCGCGCCAGCGCCCGGGCTGCCCGGAGCTTGTGCGGGAGCGTCACGTTGCCGCCCGCCAGGCCGGCGCTCCGCATGACCGGACCGACCTCGTCGGCAGCGGTCCGCCGGGCCACGTATTCCGCGTCGAGTCCGAGCACGTCGAAGGCCGCGCGGTGCATGGCGGGAGAAATCGAGTGCCGCACGGGATCCCCGAGCAGCGCGAAGCGCAGCGTCACGGCCCGGACCCTTCGTGCCCTCCCCGTTCTTCGCCGAGCGCGTCGAAGAGCCCCCGCATGGCCCGCATCAGCAACTTCCGCGTCTCCTCGTACGTCTCGACGTCTCCGCCGTACGGATCCGGGACCCCGGCCCCCCTCCAGTCGTCGTCCGCGGGCAGGAAATCCGTCATGACGCGGACCGGCGCGTCCGGAGCCAGGCGCGCGGCCGCCCGGGCATGCGACGCCTCCATGCCGATGATCAGGTCGGCCCATTCGAGCAGTTCCAGCGACAGTTCCCGGGAGGCGTGCGGCACGAGGTCGAGTCCGTGCGCGGCGGCGACGGCGATCCCGGGACCCGAGGCCGGCTGGCCGGGAAACGCGAAGGTGCCCGCCGATGCGCAGGAGACCTCCGCCCACCCGCGCGCGTCCGCTTCCGCCCGAGCGATCACCTCGGCCAGCGGGCTGCGGCATATGTTTCCGGTGCAGACGAAGAGCAGGTTCATCGAGGCGATTCTCCGAGAGGATGCGGGGCGAGGGCCCGGGTCACTTCTGCCGCCGGCACGGCGCCTTCACGCAGGATTTCGACGCCCTCCCCCCTGACGCGCACGAGCGTCGACGGGGTCGAACCGGCGAGATCGCCCGCGTCGAGCCAACCCACCGTCCCGGCCGAGGAGCCGACCCCCGACAGCGCGGCGCGCACCTCGCGGCCGGTCCTCGCCGGGGACTCTCCCGTCACGTTCAGGCTCGTGGACGTCAGCAGCCCGCCGGCCCGGTCGAGGAGGCGTCTCACGACCGGGTGAGGGTCGACGCGCACGGCGACCCCGGTGTCGCTGCCGTCCTCCAGCACCAGGGTGAGCGGCCCCGGCCAGAAGGCGTCGGCGAGCCGGCGCGCCGCCTCCGTCCAGCGCGTCTCCGGCAGCGCCTCGCGGAGCGCTTCGCGGCTCGCGGCGAGCCGGATCAGCGGCCCCGGCGGCCGGCGCTTGATCGCGGCGATCCGCGCGTCGACATCCGGCCACGGCCGGCCGCCCAGCCCGTACACTGTCGAAGTGGGGTGTGCCACCACGCCTCCGGCATCGAGGAGCGCCACCGCCCGGTCGAGCGCTTCATCCTCCGTCGCCAGCGCCCGGCCCGGCCCGGCCGCCGCCCCCGGCGCGCCCGGCGCGCCCGGAGCGCCCGGCGCCCCCGTCCATACGCGCCATTTCACCACCACTAGTTCCCCGCGGCGATCAACCCGGTCTCAACCATGGCGCGCGCGAGCGCCAGGTCGCGCGCGGTCGTGATCTTGAGGTTCGCCGGATCGCCCTCCACCGTGGCAACGTCGATGCCGAGGCGCTCGCACAGCAGCGCGTCGTCCGTCATGGCGGCGGCGTCCTGCGCCTCCCAGGCGCCCGCATCGTCGAGCGCGTGGGTACGGGTCAGGACGTCGGCCGGGAACCCCTGCGGCGTCTGTACGCGGCGGAGCCGGTCGCGCGGCACCGTCTCCTCGATCCAGCCTCCCTCAT
Protein-coding sequences here:
- a CDS encoding DUF222 domain-containing protein, whose product is MPVAPDTPDVSNDAVSHPAVLNGDPVGDEIAELCAHLDAAQYRLLTLLRRFDEEERWSGWRSCAHWLNWRAGISLGVARERLRAARRLAELPLTSAEMEKGRLSWSKVRALTRVATAESEARLVEFALHHTASQVERLVRAWRSADAASAELDGVSEMAARRYLTVRMTGDGMYEVRGLLLPEVGALLVQTLDAAADELHRQECAMEREAEAAIERETDAAMERETDAAVGEATGEAMGEPDPPTPEPRPQAPRPLALRPSQGERRHDALGAWLEDRAEAKVQLVLHTVAGGPEILATEE
- the tpiA gene encoding triose-phosphate isomerase; amino-acid sequence: MSQLRTPVFAANWKMCHGPDETGAFVERFAASYAPRGDATVVVFPPAISLAAFAAAASGRPDLEFGVQDVHTEVEGAHTSGISAAMVPATGATWGLAGHSERRREFGDTDADVGRKLVRLLEAGLRPVLCVGETLEEREAGRLATVLETQIREALRPLDDEGRARLVYAYEPVWAIGTGRTASPADAAEAHAIVRDQLVRAEGCDAERAAILYGGSVKPANIEALLAAPGVDGVLVGGASLDPDSWAAICAAGR
- a CDS encoding phosphoglycerate kinase, producing the protein MTSRLRDLPADLAGKRALVRVDYNVPLDAGQVADATRIEASLPTLRWLLRRGARPVLLSHLGRPGGRPDPALSLSPVAPALAGLLGTEVLFSAPCDGEDALRASRELKAGQVLLVENTRFLPGETANDEALAGRLARLGDFFVNDAFGTLHRAHASTTGVPAVLNPSAAGLLVERELEALSALEQPRRPFVVAFGGAKIGDKIELLRRFLERADLILVGGAMANTFLRAQGFETGASLVEEAALDLARSILSAGEDRIRLPTDVMALDRAGGEGERAGKVESVENVESVENVDSVPADTIGPGMAALDIGPASRARYADALRGCAAFFWNGPMGLFEDPRFAAGTFAIAQAAAEATAAGAFTVIGGGDSAAAIRRAGLSDRVSHVCTGGGAALEYLSSGRLPGLDALTKRRRS
- the gap gene encoding type I glyceraldehyde-3-phosphate dehydrogenase, which encodes MSVRVAINGFGRIGRNILRAALQNPRGDLDFVAINDLTDAATLAHLFKYDSVHGRFPGDVRVEGGELALGDERVSVFSERDPADLPWKELDVDVVIESTGIFRKREDATRHLRAGAKKVLISAPGIEPDITLVLGVNADEYDPATHDVISNASCTTNCIAPVVKVLLDRFGFERGLMTTVHAYTNGQQLLDLPHKDLRRARAAGLSIIPTTTGAAKAVGLVLPQVKGKLDGMAMRVPTPDVSIVDLVATVSRDTSAGEINDAFREAAEGPLDGVLEYTEEPLVSVDFTGHPASAIVDAQSTSVMDGTLVKVISWYDNEWGYSNRLVDLASFVGERLPTAVGT
- a CDS encoding ComF family protein; the protein is MRVAARPGPLRLVGRAAAAAFDALVPAACVGCRRGVAPDGPPLCALCRSRLPRLASPRCPRCAQPLGNLVAAAGELVPCGTCEEWPEVLVAAEAPFAFEGLAAQTVRALKYDRWRSLAPWMAARMAPAAEAIACRIGEGAPWLIPVPLTPARQRERGFNQAGELARALADLGVGSLGPFLDRRAGGGRQAGVRGALRRANVQGRFQLRAGLPDARPGAIIVDDVLTTGATAIACAETLAEAGFRSVATVSFARTLRPLDRDESPTGARRP
- the aroE gene encoding shikimate dehydrogenase (AroE; catalyzes the conversion of shikimate to 3-dehydroshikimate); translation: MTLRFALLGDPVRHSISPAMHRAAFDVLGLDAEYVARRTAADEVGPVMRSAGLAGGNVTLPHKLRAARALARPSAAVRATGACNCWWRRPDGEVAGDNTDVGGLRIAFSRLGFRPRGARVLLLGAGGAARAAVHALLEDGVSSVEILNRTSARARALRDRALAHAPGAVRVVAAPGVGAMYDLVLNSTSLGLAPGDPLPLDLDRGMEGDADRARFGAAFDMVYAAGGTAWVRQARALGLRAAGGLDMLVGQAALSLERWFRGCEAPFDAMREAAVAELARRSGPE
- a CDS encoding low molecular weight phosphotyrosine protein phosphatase translates to MNLLFVCTGNICRSPLAEVIARAEADARGWAEVSCASAGTFAFPGQPASGPGIAVAAAHGLDLVPHASRELSLELLEWADLIIGMEASHARAAARLAPDAPVRVMTDFLPADDDWRGAGVPDPYGGDVETYEETRKLLMRAMRGLFDALGEERGGHEGSGP
- a CDS encoding L-threonylcarbamoyladenylate synthase — its product is MKWRVWTGAPGAPGAPGAPGAAAGPGRALATEDEALDRAVALLDAGGVVAHPTSTVYGLGGRPWPDVDARIAAIKRRPPGPLIRLAASREALREALPETRWTEAARRLADAFWPGPLTLVLEDGSDTGVAVRVDPHPVVRRLLDRAGGLLTSTSLNVTGESPARTGREVRAALSGVGSSAGTVGWLDAGDLAGSTPSTLVRVRGEGVEILREGAVPAAEVTRALAPHPLGESPR